The following proteins come from a genomic window of Sorghum bicolor cultivar BTx623 chromosome 3, Sorghum_bicolor_NCBIv3, whole genome shotgun sequence:
- the LOC8084345 gene encoding monothiol glutaredoxin-S2 — translation MQAVGIRRGLTIDPAGEEEPAAARVGRLVRESPVVIFARPGCCMAHVMKRLLQAVGAHATVIELDAGAAEEEELAAGAEGAGVPALFVGGDPVGGLEGLMALHLSGRLEPRLRELGALCA, via the coding sequence ATGCAGGCGGTGGGCATCCGGCGTGGTCTGACCATCGACCcggcgggggaggaggagccCGCGGCGGCGCGCGTGGGGCGGCTGGTCCGGGAGAGCCCCGTGGTGATCTTCGCTCGCCCCGGCTGCTGCATGGCGCACGTGATGAAGCGACTGCTGCAGGCGGTGGGCGCGCACGCCACCGTCATCGAGCTGGACGCCGGCGccgccgaggaggaggagctcgcGGCGGGGGCCGAGGGCGCAGGCGTCCCGGCGCTCTTCGTCGGCGGCGACCCCGTCGGCGGGCTCGAGGGCCTCATGGCGCTCCACCTCAGCGGACGCCTCGAGCCCAGGCTCAGGGAGCTCGGCGCGCTCTGCGCCTAG